TTGCAGACGCAGAGGACCTCACGGTTGGCGGTACCACGGGTACACTGGTGATCGCTGCGGATTACGGTGGCCAGTGGGATATCGCGCAGGCAGCACGCTCCCTGGCGGAAGAGGTGGCCAGCGGTGCACGCGCGCCGGAGTCCATTGACGATGCCGCCCTGGGTGAGCGAGTACAGCTGGCGGATCTGCCGGCAGTGGATCTTGTGATCCGCTCCAGCGGCGAGCAACGCATCAGTAATTTTTTGCTGTGGCAGGCCGCTTATAGTGAATTTTACTTTACCGAAACGCTGTGGCCGGATTTCGGGGTTGCTGAGCTGGATGCGGCTCTGACAGCTTTTCGGCAGCGGGATCGCCGTTATGGCGGGCGCAGTGAAGATGGGGTTGAGGCGCAGGCGTGATCGTCGGCGTTTTCGATTACCCGGTTAAATTGATTAAGGGTTGAACGGTGCTAAAACAAAGAATAATTACCGCGCTGGTGTTGGTTGCCTTTTTTCTCGGGCTGCTGTTTTTTGTCCCCATGCAGTGGTTCTCCATGATCGTGGGCGCGATCATTCTTCTCGGTGGCTGGGAATGGGCCAACCTCTCCAATCTCAATCGCGCTCTGCGCTTTGTGTTTCTTGCCGCCCTGGGTGCCGCGCTCGTCGGCACTGCCCGCTATGTATTTGATTTCGACTTTTCCACCCCGGATATCGATCACGCTCGGCAAATCCTGGCGGTCGCCTGTGGTTGGTGGGCGCTTGCATTCCTGTGGGTGCAAGGTTATCCGGCCAGTGCAATGTTGTGGGGCAATCGCTGGGCGCGGGGGCTGATCGGGCTGGTTGTACTTGTGCCCGCATGGTTGTCGGTAGTGATTTTGCGTGGGCAGGAGCATGGCGCCTGGCTTGTGTTGTTTGTGGTGGCCGTCGTTGTCGCTGCAGATGTAGGTGCTTACTTTGTCGGACGTAAATTTGGCAAGCACAAGCTGGCGCGGGAAGTCAGCCCGGGTAAGTCATGGGAGGGCTTTTTCGGCGGGCTGGCTGCATGTCTGGTACTTGCTTTGGCGGTCTCTGTGGCATTTCAGTTACCGTTGAAAAACACGGTGCTGTTCTCGTTCGGCGTGCTGGTAACTGCATTGGCATCGGTTATCGGTGATCTGGTGGAGAGCATGTTCAAACGCCACCGGGGCATCAAGGACAGTAGCCGGATTCTGCCTGGTCACGGCGGCATTCTGGATCGGCTCGATAGCCTGACTGCTGCGCTGCCGGTCTTTACCATGGCCGCACTGGCCAGCGAGCTGCCCAAATATCTGTGACTGGCATCGGTAACAGATATCTGTGCCAGTAGCAGTCAAACGCTGTAATTATCAGAAACGAGTAGCTTGTTCCCCTTTCATTGCGACCCGAGCGGTAGCTGAGGGTTGTGGCTTGCGGCGATAGCTGTCGCGGTCCGGACAGGCTACAGAGGTAAACGGTTTCCATGTACTCCTCTCATCCACAATCAGTCTGTGTACTCGGGTCCACCGGCTCCATTGGTGTTAGCACGCTTGATGTATTGTCGCGGCACCCGCAGCAATACCGGGTATTTGCGCTGACAGCGAGAGAGCGGGTAGAGGCACTGGCGCAGCAGTGTCGTGAATTTCGGCCCCACTATGCGGTTGTGCTGGACGAAACTCGAGCGCAGAGTCTGCGGCAGTCCCTGCGGACAGATGGCATTGAAACCGAAGTCTTGAGCGGTATCGAAGGGCTCTGCCAGGTGGCCTCCGACGAGCGGGTCTCAGTGGTCATGGCCGCCATTGTCGGTGCTGCCGGTCTCAAGCCGACCTTGGCGGCGGTAAAGGCGGGCAAGAAAGTGTTGCTGGCCAACAAAGAATCCCTGGTAATGGCCGGCCCCCTGTTTATGGATGCGCTGGCGCGCAGCGGCGCGCAAATGCTACCTATCGACAGTGAGCACAACGCCATTTTCCAGTGTCTGCCCTATCCCTGTGATAGCCTCGATGAAGCGGGAGTGGAGCGGATTCTGCTGACCGGTTCCGGCGGGCCATTCCGCACTACCGATCCGGCGGCGCTGGAGCGGGTGACTCCGGAAGAGGCTTGCAATCATCCCAACTGGTCCATGGGGCGCAAGATTTCCGTGGATTCTGCCACCATGATGAACAAGGGGTTGGAGTTTATCGAAGCCTGTTATCTGTTTCGCGCAGCGCCAGCGGATATTCAGGTGGTGGTCCACCCGCAAAGTATCGTGCACTCCATGGTCCAGTATCGAGACGGCTCGCTGCTGGCACAGATGGGCAATCCGGACATGCGCACGCCCATTGCCCATGCACTGGCGTTCCCTCAGCGTATCGACAGCGGTGTCGCCGCGCTGGATCTGATCGCCCAGGGACGCCTGGATTTCGAGGCGCCGGACGAGGTTCGCTTTCCCTGCTTGCGCCTGGCGCGGGAAGCGATGGAGGCAGGCGGCAGTGCGCCGACTACCCTGAATGCGGCGAATGAAGTGGCGGTGCAGGCGTTTCTGGATGGGGCGCTACCCTTTACCGGGATTGCCCGGGTGATAGAAAAGGTCATGAAATCCACGGCAGTGGTTGAACTGACAGACCTGGACGCAGTCGAAAAGGCTGATCAAAAGGCGCGTGAACTGGCAGTGGAAATGCTGGCGGCGCTCTAGGCGCCGGTACAGGCTCACCGCTTATCAATGAGATCAAAGTAAACTGACTTCATGCTAGATATCTTACAAACCGCAGTTTGGGCACTGGTGGCCCTCGGTGTACTTGTGAGCTTCCACGAGTTCGGCCACTTTATTGTGGCGCGCTGGTGTGGGGTAAAAGTATTGCGTTTTTCCGTGGGCTTTGGCCGCCGCCTGGTATCCCGCTACGACCGCCACGGTACCGAATTCACTGTTGCCGCTATTCCCCTGGGCGGCTATGTAAAGATGCTGGATGAGCGGGAAGGCAATGTCGCGCCGGAAGAGCTGGACCGAGCCTTCAACCGTAAAAGTGTCTGGGCTCGTATGGCGATTGCGGCGGCGGGACCAGTAGCCAATTTTCTGCTGGCGATTGTGCTCTTCTGGGGTGTATTTCTCGGTGGAACTTCCGGCCCGGTGCCGGTGGTGGATGAAGTGGAAGCCGGCAGCCTCGCGGCCTACGCGGGGCTGGAGAAAGGCCAGGAAATCCTTGCTATCGACGATCAGCCCACTCCCACCTGGCAGGCGCTGAACTGGCAGCTTGCCAAACGCCTTGGGGAGAGTGGCGATATCAAATTTTCCGTACGCTACCCGGACTCGACCCTTGAATACCATATGTATGCGGATATCGACAGCTGGCTGTCCGGTAGGGAAGTAGCGGATCCTCTGAAGGAAATCGGCGTCAAATTGTGGGTGCCACAGGTCAGTATGACGCTGTCCCAGGTGGTGTCGGGAAGCCCCGCGGAGCGCGGTGGCTTGCAAGTGGGCGACGAAATTGTTGCCAGTGACGGACGGGACTTTACCACCTGGGATAGCTGGACAAGCTATATCAAAGCACGCCCGGAGCAGGCGGTAGCTGTTACCGTGGTCCGCGATGGTGCGGAGCGGAGCTTCACGCTTACCCCGGACGAGGTCGTTCTCGATAACGGTGAACGCATTGGCCGTATCGGTGTGTTGCCGACGGCAGCATCATGGCCTGAAGACAAGGTGCGTCGGTACCACTACGGTCTTCTTGGGGCCCTGAGTAAGGGGCTTGATGAGACCTGGAACAAAACGGCCTTTACTCTGGATAGTCTGAAGAAGCTGCTATTCGGACAGTTGTCCACCCGTAACTTGAGTGGCCCCATCACCATTGCTAAAGTGGCCGGCACCTCGGCGGACGCCGGCTGGCAATCCTTCCTCTCGTTGCTGGCTCTATTGAGTATCAGTCTCGGTGTGTTGAACCTGCTGCCCATCCCGG
This is a stretch of genomic DNA from Microbulbifer bruguierae. It encodes these proteins:
- the uppS gene encoding polyprenyl diphosphate synthase; protein product: MSVSGTGVAVHELAGPRHVAIIMDGNGRWAARKGLSPSAGHKAGVERIRDLIEACKDREIEVLTLFAFSSENWQRPPKEVELLMSLFHSYLRREARRMQEQGIRLRVIGRRDRFSARLQRAIADAEDLTVGGTTGTLVIAADYGGQWDIAQAARSLAEEVASGARAPESIDDAALGERVQLADLPAVDLVIRSSGEQRISNFLLWQAAYSEFYFTETLWPDFGVAELDAALTAFRQRDRRYGGRSEDGVEAQA
- a CDS encoding phosphatidate cytidylyltransferase, whose translation is MLKQRIITALVLVAFFLGLLFFVPMQWFSMIVGAIILLGGWEWANLSNLNRALRFVFLAALGAALVGTARYVFDFDFSTPDIDHARQILAVACGWWALAFLWVQGYPASAMLWGNRWARGLIGLVVLVPAWLSVVILRGQEHGAWLVLFVVAVVVAADVGAYFVGRKFGKHKLAREVSPGKSWEGFFGGLAACLVLALAVSVAFQLPLKNTVLFSFGVLVTALASVIGDLVESMFKRHRGIKDSSRILPGHGGILDRLDSLTAALPVFTMAALASELPKYL
- the ispC gene encoding 1-deoxy-D-xylulose-5-phosphate reductoisomerase, with the translated sequence MYSSHPQSVCVLGSTGSIGVSTLDVLSRHPQQYRVFALTARERVEALAQQCREFRPHYAVVLDETRAQSLRQSLRTDGIETEVLSGIEGLCQVASDERVSVVMAAIVGAAGLKPTLAAVKAGKKVLLANKESLVMAGPLFMDALARSGAQMLPIDSEHNAIFQCLPYPCDSLDEAGVERILLTGSGGPFRTTDPAALERVTPEEACNHPNWSMGRKISVDSATMMNKGLEFIEACYLFRAAPADIQVVVHPQSIVHSMVQYRDGSLLAQMGNPDMRTPIAHALAFPQRIDSGVAALDLIAQGRLDFEAPDEVRFPCLRLAREAMEAGGSAPTTLNAANEVAVQAFLDGALPFTGIARVIEKVMKSTAVVELTDLDAVEKADQKARELAVEMLAAL
- the rseP gene encoding RIP metalloprotease RseP — encoded protein: MLDILQTAVWALVALGVLVSFHEFGHFIVARWCGVKVLRFSVGFGRRLVSRYDRHGTEFTVAAIPLGGYVKMLDEREGNVAPEELDRAFNRKSVWARMAIAAAGPVANFLLAIVLFWGVFLGGTSGPVPVVDEVEAGSLAAYAGLEKGQEILAIDDQPTPTWQALNWQLAKRLGESGDIKFSVRYPDSTLEYHMYADIDSWLSGREVADPLKEIGVKLWVPQVSMTLSQVVSGSPAERGGLQVGDEIVASDGRDFTTWDSWTSYIKARPEQAVAVTVVRDGAERSFTLTPDEVVLDNGERIGRIGVLPTAASWPEDKVRRYHYGLLGALSKGLDETWNKTAFTLDSLKKLLFGQLSTRNLSGPITIAKVAGTSADAGWQSFLSLLALLSISLGVLNLLPIPVLDGGHLLYYGIEAIKGSPVSEKVQMIGMQVGMAMVLGIMALALYNDILRL